In the Malus domestica chromosome 16, GDT2T_hap1 genome, one interval contains:
- the LOC139192768 gene encoding uncharacterized protein produces MERFFKRKSSSGSGSSNNVDSSNIVGSSRTPSSRQSQLDDVLGNLQADPGLRTRIIDYDANMRDEVRRLYLQKGPCQPRGHNFLITNMSGINRRFIPQWFDEFDWLEYSVSKDAAFCLYCYLFKTNFEQVGSEAFTGDGFKNWKKGRERFKMHVGPVGSVHNKAREAATNLMNQATHIETAVSKHSDQTRKAYRTCLISSIKCTKFLLRQGLPFRGHDESATSSNRGNYLELLQFLADNNDKVREVVMENAPGNLKLLAPSIQKEIVNSCALETLDAIMDGLKDRFFSILVDEARDVSVKEQMAMVLGYVDDNGHVIERFVGIQHVTDTTSSSLKDAIDTLFSRNGLSISKLRGQGYDGASNMIGELNGLKTKILREQPCAYYVHCFAHQLQLVLVAVAKKNIDIASFFATANSVVNYVGASCKRRDSLRGQLQEELVIAFENDCLITGRGLNQETSLKRAGDTRWNSHYGTLISIISMFSYVVHVLQMIIDDNPNESAGEANKLMGVILTFEFVFHLFLMKVILGLK; encoded by the coding sequence atggaacggttttttaagagaaagtcATCATCGGGTTCGGGTAGTTCGAATAATGTTGATAGTTCAAATATTGTTGGTAGTTCAAGAACTCCAAGTTCAAGACAAAGTCAGTTAGATGATGTTTTGGGTAATCTTCAAGCGGATCCTGGATTAAGAACTCGAATAATAGATTATGATGCTAATATGAGAGATGAGGTCCGAAGATTATATCTACAAAAAGGACCTTGTCAACCTAGAGGTCATAATTTCCTAATAACTAATATGTCGGGAATTAATCGACGCTTCATTCCCCAATggtttgatgagtttgattggttggagtatagtGTATCTAAAGATGCGGCATTTTGTCTCTATTGCTATctctttaaaaccaattttgaaCAAGTGGGTAGTGAAGCTTTCACTGGAGATGGATTTAAGAAttggaagaaagggagagaaagatttaaGATGCATGTTGGACCGGTTGGGAGTGTTCATAATAAGGCTAGAGAAGCTgctacaaatttgatgaatcaaGCTACACATATTGAAACGGCAGTGAGCAAACACTCTGACCAAACTCGTAAGGCTTATCGCACATGCTTGATTTCTTCAATCAAGTGCACTAAGTTTTTATTGCGACAAGGTCTTCCTTTTCGTGGCCATGATGAAAGTGCCACTTCAAGCAATAGGGGAAATTATTTGGAGTTATTGCAATTCCTTGCagataataatgataaagttagagaagttgtgatggaaaatgctccggggaatctcaaattactagctccttccattcaaaaagaaattgtgaattcatGTGCCCTTGAAACACTTGATGCTATCATGGATGGTCTAAAAGATAGATTCTTTTCAATATTGGTGGATGAAGCACGTGATGTGTCTGTGAAAGAGCAAATGGCTATGGTGTTGGGTTATGTGGATGACAACGGGCATGTAATTGAAAGATTTGTGGGTATCCAACATGTTACCGACACTACTTCAAGTTCACTAAAGGATGCTATTGACACATTGTTTTCTCGCAACGGTTTGAGCATTTCCAAGCTACGAGGACAAGGTTATGATGGTGCTAGCAATATGATAGGTGAGTTGAAtggccttaaaacaaagatattgagagaacaaccttgtgcatattatgttcattgctttgctCATCAACTTCAACTAGTTCTTGTTGCTGTAGCAAAGAAGAATATAGACATTGCCTCTTTTTTTGCAACGGCTAATAGTGTGGTTAATTATGTTGGAGCATCTTGTAAGCGGCGTGATTCACTTAGAGGGCAACTTCAAGAAGAGCTTGTGATAGCTTTTGAAAATGATTGTCTTATAACGGGGCGAGgcttaaatcaagaaacaagtcTCAAACGTGCCGGTGACACACGATGGAACTCACACTATGGTACCTTGATTAGCATCATTTCTATGTTTTCATATGTGGTTCATGTGCTTCAAATGATTATTGATGATAATCCCAATGAAAGTGCGGGTGAAGCAAATAAGTTAATGGGAGTGATACTtacttttgagtttgtgtttcaccttttcttgatgaaagtcatattgggactcaaatga
- the LOC103403255 gene encoding cytochrome P450 CYP749A22-like: MGKVKSSAKMPSSGGLAVILSSFLCVLLVFLLIKILRRLWWTPTRIQKQMALQGIRGPPYRLIHGNTKQVSHMMKEVMNRPKNLSHDIFSRVQPHIHSWTQIYGKNYLQWHGSRAQLVITEPELCKEILNNKERAYGKRETPKFLKKLLGDGLVTTTEAEKWAKLRKLATHAFHGENLKSMIPEMVASAETMLERWEDYVGKEIEVFEEFRLFTSEVISRTAFGSSYIEGKNIFEMLIKLAFLVFKNSLTVRVPGISKLFKTNDEVESDKLEKEVHGSITEIVKKREKKAMMTGQKESFGSDFLGLLLKAHHDANENQRVSVDELVDECKTFHFAGQETTNTLLAWTVFLLALHTDWQEEARKEVMDVFGKQTPNPDDFSKLKTMSMIFYESQRLYPPLDSLVRKVDREVRLGNVIVPPNVELILSNLAFQHDPRIWGEDSQLFKPERFAEGIAKATNNTISAFIPFGVGPRSCVGLNFATIEAKIALSMILQRYSFTLSPGYIHLPVHYLTMRPQHGIQVMLHSL; encoded by the exons ATGGGCAAAGTTAAAAGCAGTGCGAAAATGCCTTCTTCGGGAGGCCTAGCAGTCATTCTTTCAAGCTTTTTGTGTGTGCTCCTCGTCTTCCTTCTCATCAAGATCCTTCGAAGACTTTGGTGGACTCCGACTCGCATACAGAAGCAGATGGCTCTGCAGGGCATCAGAGGCCCTCCTTACAGACTTATCCACGGAAACACCAAACAAGTCTCTCACATGATGAAGGAAGTTATGAACAGACCCAAAAATTTATCGCACGACATATTTTCTCGAGTTCAACCACACATTCACTCTTGGACTCAGATATACG GTAAGAATTATCTTCAATGGCATGGTTCTAGAGCTCAGCTGGTTATTACAGAACCTGAGTTATGCAAAGAGATACTTAATAACAAAGAGAGGGCTTATGGGAAAAGAGAGACCCCGAAATTTTTGAAGAAGCTATTAGGAGATGGTCTTGTCACAACAACCGAAGCTGAAAAATGGGCAAAATTGCGGAAGCTGGCTACCCATGCCTTCCATGGAGAAAActtaaaa AGTATGATTCCGGAAATGGTAGCAAGTGCTGAGACAATGCTCGAAAGGTGGGAAGATTATGTAGGGAAAGAGATTGAGGTGTTTGAAGAGTTCAGGTTGTTCACTTCAGAAGTGATTTCTAGAACAGCTTTTGGCAGCAGTTACATAGAAGGCAAGAACATCTTTGAGATGTTGATCAAGTTGGCCTTCCTAGTGTTTAAAAATTCTCTAACAGTCAGGGTTCCTGGCATCAGTAAACTTTTCAAAACCAACGATGAGGTCGAATCAGACAAACTTGAGAAAGAAGTACATGGCTCCATAACAGAGATAGTCAAGAAACGAGAAAAGAAGGCAATGATGACAGGACAAAAGGAGAGTTTCGGGAGTGATTTTCTCGGATTACTTTTGAAGGCTCATCACGATGCAAATGAGAACCAGAGGGTTTCGGTGGATGAGTTGGTTGATGAGTGCAAGACGTTTCACTTTGCAGGACAAGAAACCACTAATACTTTGCTTGCCTGGACTGTGTTTCTTCTAGCACTCCATACGGATTGGCAAGAGGAAGCAAGAAAGGAGGTGATGGACGTATTCGGCAAACAAACTCCAAATCCTGATGATTTTTCCAAACTGAAAAca ATGAGTATGATTTTCTACGAGTCTCAAAGGTTATATCCCCCTCTTGATTCTTTAGTAAGGAAAGTTGATAGGGAAGTTAGACTGGGGAATGTCATTGTCCCACCTAACGTTGAATTGATTCTCTCAAATCTAGCATTTCAGCATGATCCTCGAATCTGGGGAGAAGACTCGCAACTTTTCAAACCAGAGAGATTCGCAGAAGGGATTGCTAAAGCCACTAACAATACCATAAGCGCTTTCATACCCTTTGGAGTGGGACCTCGAAGCTGTGTTGGGTTGAACTTTGCAACCATTGAAGCAAAGATTGCACTGTCAATGATTCTACAACGCTACTCCTTCACTCTTTCCCCAGGTTACATCCACTTGCCTGTTCATTATTTGACAATGCGGCCACAACATGGAATTCAGGTAATGCTACACTCACTTTGA
- the LOC103416629 gene encoding universal stress protein PHOS32-like encodes MGKIGTKLPNFCLNRIRPHVRVRSPPIQSKPDASDVAKKSSDGKFEDSGNVGEEEKVKAAGGGGDENPKKAGLVIARKIMIVVDSSLEAKGAIQWALSHTVQSQDKIVLLHVTKSSNSKQAKGEEASKEIAPSPRAYSLVHSLRNMCQLKRPEVEIEVAVVVEGNKEKGPTILEEAKKQEVGLLVLGQKKKSTTWRLLMMWAGNRVGGGSGGVVEYCIQNASCMAVAVRRKSRKVGGYLITTKRQKDFWLLA; translated from the exons ATGGGGAAAATAGGCACAAAATTGCCTAATTTCTGCCTAAACAGGATTAGGCCACACGTGAGGGTTCGTTCACCACCGATACAGTCCAAGCCAGATGCTTCAGATGTCGCTAAAAAAAGTAGTGATGGAAAATTTGAGGATTCTGGGAATGttggagaagaagagaaagtgAAAGCagctggtggtggtggtgatgagaACCCTAAAAAAGCTGGGTTGGTAATAGCTCGGAAAATCATGATTGTGGTTGATTCCAGCCTTGAAGCCAAAGGAGCCATCCAATGGGCTCTCTCTCACACTGTGCAAAGCCAGGATAAAATTGTGCTGCTTCATGTCACCAAATCTTCAAACTCAAAACAAG CTAAAGGTGAGGAGGCCAGCAAGGAGATAGCACCATCTCCAAGGGCTTATTCACTTGTCCATTCTTTGAGGAACATGTGTCAGTTGAAGAGACCAGAGGTAGAAATTGAGGTTGCAGTGGTGGTGGAAGGGAATAAGGAGAAAGGTCCAACAATACTGGAAGAGGCAAAGAAACAAGAAGTGGGACTGCTTGTTCTGGGGCAGAAAAAGAAGTCTACTACATGGCGTCTGCTGATGATGTGGGCCGGCAACCGGGTCGGCGGAGGCAGCGGCGGTGTGGTGGAGTACTGTATACAAAATGCCAGTTGCATGGCAGTTGCTGTGAGGAGGAAAAGCAGGAAGGTTGGAGGGTATTTGATTACTACAAAGCGCCAGAAAGATTTCTGGCTATTGGCCTAA
- the LOC139192770 gene encoding inositol-tetrakisphosphate 1-kinase 1-like has translation MLDVVTAFESKLHQSGDRFQSKISVPKQVLVDHYPEGEEATNLLVGLEFPVIAKPLFANGSAESHEMCLIFSPKGLRSLLADTDSPILLQQFVNHGGVVFKGYSIGKHVQCVKRRSLPDVSEGQTRPHQRL, from the coding sequence ATGCTTGATGTCGTCACTGCCTTTGAATCGAAGCTGCATCAGTCAGGCGACAGATTCCAATCGAAGATCTCGGTGCCCAAACAGGTGCTGGTTGACCATTACCCAGAAGGCGAAGAGGCAACTAATTTGTTGGTGGGGTTGGAGTTTCCGGTGATTGCAAAGCCGTTGTTTGCGAATGGCAGCGCCGAGTCGCACGAGATGTGTTTGATTTTTAGCCCCAAGGGGTTACGCAGTCTTCTGGCCGATACTGATAGTCCCATTTTGCTGCAACAGTTTGTGAACCACGGCGGGGTAGTGTTCAAGGGTTACTCAATCGGAAAGCACGTCCAGTGCGTCAAGCGGAGGTCATTGCCGGACGTTTCGGAGGGGCAGACAAGGCCACACCAAAGACTTTGA
- the LOC103416483 gene encoding uncharacterized protein, whose amino-acid sequence MAKHKEKHHQKSVSKPNPFEAKSPKPGRADANHNHGTAAAAKKKKNKLGPNAVAMKHQAPPKPNPFETIWSRRKFDILGKKRKGEERRVGLSRSLAIEKRKNTLLKEYEQSNKASVFVDKRIGEHNDELDEFDKAIRRAQRERQLKTNKKSKYNLSDGEEDDFEFQSLGALSERDDFEDDGLPVDEDDGTETTKTKKRLAMTDQMDGDLMEGEEDRPKSKKEVMKEVMAKDKYYRAERAKDKEELEDFRQELDKSFTSIVPSKLLAEPEMKIPNEHSKKDELSEQEKSRSYFKTFGNLVMVSRAQPSDRTKTPEEIAQEEREQLEHLEEERQKRMLATDVNSDDDNEDAETPSNQKPRPISGDDLGDSFSLDEEPQIKRGWVDEILERKDASDSESEEGDVSEDSESPEDDSEGADKDINLGEKSLFMKDWEQSDDDNLGTDLDEEEEEDGSEAHEEDDDADEEEMETRKLKKMKKVDASEASKKEGDFLDAKKISQDGKRPSTQSDLPYLIEAPKSFEELGVLVDNLSNADIVLIINRIRKSNAIKLAAENRKKMQVFYGVLLQYFAILANKKPLNMELLNFLVKPLIEMSMETPYFAAICARERILRARTEFSETVKNPEKSCCPSSKTLFLLRLWSLIFPCSDFRHVVMTPATLLMCEYLARCPIVSGRDTAVGSFLCSMLLSITKQSRKFCPEAVMFLTTLLMAAKDRKPVASQNSQFCHLMEFKAIRPLLCIHASVGQVDPLNFLTIMDLPEDSSFFSSNNFRASVLVTVIETLREFVIIYEGFSSFPEIFLPISVLLLEVAEQENMPQVLTDRLKDVAELIKTKADKHHILRQPLQMRKQKPVAIKMLNPKFEENFVKGRDYDPDRERAERRKMKKLLKQEAKGAIRELRKDNSFLYEVKARDKALMEEEKAEKYGKVRLFLQEQEHAMKSGQLGKGKGKKRRR is encoded by the exons ATGGCGAAACACAAGGAGAAGCATCACCAGAAATCCGTCTCGAAACCCAACCCTTTCGAGGCCAAATCACCAAAACCCGGCAGAGCTGACGCCAATCACAACCATGGGACGGCGGCGGcggcgaagaagaagaagaataagttGGGTCCGAACGCCGTCGCCATGAAGCACCAGGCCCCTCCAAAACCTAACCCCTTCGAAACCATTTGGTCCCGGAGGAAATTCGACATTCTCGGCAAAAAGCGCAAAGGCGAAGAGCGCCGAGTTGGCCTCTCCCGCTCTCTCGCCATTGAAAAG AGGAAGAATACGCTGCTGAAGGAGTACGAGCAGAGTAATAAAGCTTCGGTCTTTGTCGATAAGCGAATTGGGGAGCATAATGACGAGCTGGACGAGTTCGATAAGGCCATTCGGCGTGCGCAGCGCGAGCGTCAA TTGAAGACGAACAAGAAAAGCAAGTATAACTTATCAGATGGAGAAGAAGACGACTTTGAATTTCAAAGTCTTGGTGCATTATCTGAAAGGGATGATTTTGAGGATGATGGGCTGCCTGTAGATGAAGACGACGGCACAGAAACAACTAAAACTAAGA AAAGATTAGCCATGACAGATCAAATGGACGGTGATCTAATGGAAGGAGAGGAAGAT AGACCTAAAAGCAAGAAGGAAGTAATGAAGGAGGTTATGGCAAAAGACAAATATTATAGG GCCGAAAGAGCAAAGGATAAGGAAGAACTAGAAGATTTTAGGCAAGAATTGGACAAATCTTTCACATCTATAGTGCCCTCCAAACTTTTAGCTGAACCAGAGATGAAGATTCCAAATGAGCATTCAAAGAAGGATGAGCTTTCTGAACAG GAAAAATCCCGCTCTTATTTCAAAACTTTTGGCAACCTAGTCATGGTAAGCCGTGCTCAACCCTCGGACAGGACAAAGACACCTGAAGAGATAGCacaagaagagagagagcagcTTGAGCATTTGGAG GAAGAGAGACAGAAGAGGATGCTTGCCACTGACGTCAATAGTGACGATGACAATGAAGATGCTGAGACACCATCCAACCAGAAACCAAGACCCATATCTGGAGACGATCTTGGTGATTCCTTCTCACTTGATGAAGAGCCACAGATTAAAAGGGGTTGGGTTGATGAGATTCTAGAAAGAAAAGATGCTAGTGATTCTGAGAGTGAAGAAGGCGACGTTTCTGAGGATTCAGAAAGTCCTGAGGATGACAGTGAAGGAGCTGATAAAGATATTAATCTAGGTGAAAAGAGTCTATTTATGAAGGACTGGGAACAAAGTGATGATGATAATCTTGGAACGGATTtggatgaggaggaagaagaagatgggtcTGAAGCACATGAAGAGGATGATGATGCTGATGAAGAAGAGATGGAAACAAGAAAgctgaaaaaaatgaaaaaagttgATGCTTCTGAAGCTAGTAAAAAAGAGGGCGATTTTTTAGATGCCAAGAAAATATCTCAGGACGGTAAACGACCTTCTACTCAATCAGACCTCCCATACCTAATTGAAGCTCCAAAAAGCTTCGAAGAATTAGGTGTATTGGTGGATAATCTTTCTAATGCTGACATTGTCTTGATTATCAATCGAATCCGGAAAAGCAATGCAATCAAGCTTGCAGCAGAAAACCGGAAGAAAATGCAA GTATTTTATGGTGTACTTCTGCAGTATTTTGCCATATTAGCAAATAAAAAGCCGTTGAATATGGAGTTGTTAAATTTTCTGGTTAAGCCATTGATTGAGATGAGTATGGAGACTCCATACTTCGCTGCAATTTGTGCTCGTGAGAGAATTTTACGGGCTCGGACAGAATTTAGTGAGACAGTAAAGAACCCAG aaaaGAGTTGTTGCCCTTCTTCAAAGACATTATTTCTTCTGAGGCTTTGGTCCCTGATATTTCCATGCTCTGATTTTCGTCATGTGGTCATGACTCCAGCAACACTGTTGATGTGTGAATATCTGGCTCGTTGTCCTATTGTGTCTGGTCGTGATACTGCAGTTGGTTCTTTCTTGTGCTCCATGCTTCTCAGT ATCACCAAACAATCTCGGAAGTTCTGTCCTGAAGCAGTCATGTTTCTTACAACATTGTTGATGGCAGCTAAAGACAGAAAGCCAGTGGCAAGTCAAAATTCTCAG TTTTGTCATCTTATGGAATTTAAAGCAATCAGGCCTCTTTTATGTATACATGCATCCGTAGGTCAGGTCGATCCTCTGAATTTTCTCACAATAATGGACCTGCCGGAGGACTCCTCTTTTTTCAGCTCTAACAATTTCAG GGCTAGTGTGCTGGTGACGGTGATTGAAACTCTACGTGAGTTTGTCATCATTTATGAAGGATTCAGTTCTTTTCCCGAAATATTTTTGCCAATTTCAGTCTTGTTGCTTGAAGTGGCGGAACAGGAGAATATGCCACAAGTATTAACAGACAGATTGAAAGATGTTGCTGAACTGATCAAGACAAAAGCAGATAAACATCACATTCTGCGGCAACCACTTCAGatgcggaagcaaaagccaGTGGCTATCAAAATGCTCAATCCGAAATTTGAGGAGAA CTTTGTTAAGGGCAGAGACTATGATCCAGATAGGGAACGAGCCGagagaagaaagatgaagaaACTTTTGAAGCAAGAAGCTAAAGGGGCTATTCGTGAACTGCGTAAGGATAATTCTTTCCTATATGAGGTGAAGGCGAGGGATAAGGCGCTGATGGAAGAAGAAAAGGCTGAGAAATATGGAAAAGTTCGACTTTTCCTACAAGAACAAGAACACGCTATGAAGTCCGGGCAATtaggcaaaggcaaaggcaaGAAGAGAAGGCGATGA